One Solanum lycopersicum chromosome 4, SLM_r2.1 DNA window includes the following coding sequences:
- the LOC138347930 gene encoding uncharacterized protein, with translation MDTKVKYKANGDVERCKARLVAKGYSQKEGYFIKLGNSLVSWKYKKQSTISRSSADMATTIMPPRRAKARNANVRNAKAVPQIPDQEVSNAEFRNAIQMLAQSMTHQNNRVHDPMNENSGSAAARVRDFVRMNPPEFLGSQTNENPQNFLDEIKKIFEVMQVTGNYRVELASYQLKGVAHIYYTQWKENRGTNAARITWECFSETFLDSFFSNRVERSKGPKIHELDAGKYDSPRSGHKLRDCPSRQGQGGGNGRSQSTNSAAPAIRPTQQGNSSGTGGGQRQNRLYALHACQDQEGSPDVVTGALRVFDLDVYALLDPGATLSFVTPYIAVQFSVCPETLSEPFSVSTLVGDPIIARRVYRNRPVIVSQKVTSADLVELEMFPDEPILEWKGSSLVTMGRFISYLKARKMISKGYLNHLVWVKDSSLETPSLESVPIFCEFPEVFPKYLPEVPPDREIDFGIDLFPDTQPISIPPYRMAPAELKELKEQLKDLLDKGFIRLNIPPRGAPVLFVKKKDGSLRMCIDYRQLNKVTIKNKYTIPRIDDLYGQLKGASHFSKIDLKLRQVNGTGRTGTVLVRRVSVAYVMGRDSLNRTGRNRDFIPVYRSDEEHASHLRVVLQTLNDRQLFTKFSKCEFWLQSVAFLGHIVSSEGIRVDSQKIEAVKKCSRPTSATDIKSFLGLAGYYRRNLKVHEKNYPTHGLDLEEVVFALKIWRHYLYGVHVDVFTDNKSLQYVFTDHKSLQYVFTLKEFNLRQRR, from the exons ATGGATACTAAGGTCAAATACAAGGCTAATGGAGATGTGGAAAGGTGTAAAGCAAGGTTGGTGGCAAAAGGGTATAGTCAGAAAGAAG GATACTTTATCAAGCTTGGTAACTCTCTTGTATCATGGAAATATAAGAAACAGTCTACTATTTCTAGAAGTTCAGCTGATATGGCTACAACT atcatgcctcctcgtagagctAAAGCTAGGAATGCAAATGTCAGGAATGCAAAGGCAGTTCCTCAAATCCCAGATCAAGAAGTTTCCAATGCTGAGTTCAGGAATGCCATACAGatgttggctcagagtatgacccACCAAAATAATCGGGTTCATGATCCTATGAATGAAAATAGTGGATCAGCAGCAGCAAGGgtccgtgactttgttaggatgaatccgcccGAGTTCTTAGGATCCCAGACTAATgaaaatcctcaaaatttcttggacgaaatcaagaagatctttgaggtgaTGCAGGTTACTGGGAATTATCGGGTTGAGTTGGCGTCGTACCAGCTAAAAGGTGTGGCTCATATCTATTACACTCAGTGGAAGGAGAATAGGGGTACAAATGCAGCTCGTATTACTTGGGAGTGCTTCAGTGAGACTTTTCTCGACAGTTTTTTTtccaatagagttgagagaagcaaaggcccaaaaattcatgaacttgatGCAGGGAAATAtgacagtccaaga TCTGGTCACAAGTTGAGGGACTGTCCTTCTAGACAGGGTCAAGGAGGTGGTAATGGTAGATCTCAGTCTACAAATTCAGCAGCACCAGCAATTCGGCCAACTCAGcagggtaactcatctggtaCAGGTGGTGGTCAGCGCCAGAACAGACTTTATGCTCTTCATGCTTGCCAGGATCAGgaaggttctcctgatgtagtcactggtgcattacgagtctttgaccttgatgtttatgcattgttagatcctggggctactctttcttttgtaactccttatatagcagtccaattcagtgtctgtccagaaactctctcagaaccctTCTCAGTCTCTACTTTAGTCGGTGACCcaattatagctagacgggtatacagaaATCGCCCTGTCatagtctctcagaaagtcacctcagcagatctagtagagttagaaatg tttccagacgaaccaatcttagaatggaagggtagtagcctaGTGactatgggtcgatttatttcttaccttaaggccagaaagatgatatctaagggttatctcaatcatctagtttgggttaaggattctagccttgaaaccccatctcttgagtcagttccaatATTCTGTGAATTTCCAGAAGTATTTCCAAAATATCTTCCCGAggttcctcccgatagggaaatcgactttggaattgatctctttccagatacccaacctatttctattcctccttacagaatggctccagcagagcttaaggaattgaaagagcagttgaaagaccttttagataagggtttcatcagacTTAATATTCCACCACGGGGTGCACCAgtattgtttgtaaagaagaaagatggttctctcagaatgtgcattgactatagacagttgaacaaggtcacaatcaagaataagtataccatccccaggattgatgacttgtatGGCCAACTTAAaggtgctagtcatttctccAAGATAGACCTCAAATTAAGACAGGTCAACGGAACGGGACGTACCGGTACCGTTCTGGTTCGTCGCGTTTCGGTTGCCTACGTGATGGGACGGGATAGTCTGAACCGAACGGGACGGAACCGTGATTTCATACCGGTGTACCG gagtgacgaagaacatgcaagtcatttgagagttgttctgcagactctcaaTGATCGCCAGTTATTcactaagtttagtaaatgtgagttttggttgcaatccgttgctttccttggtcacattgtatctagcgaagggatccgcgtagattcacaaaagatagaagcagtgaaaaaATGCtccagacctacctctgctacagatatcaaaagtttcttaggtttagcaggttattacagaag aaatcttaaggtgcatgagaagaactatccaactcatggcCTCGATCTTGAAgaagtggtgtttgcactcaagatatggagacactacttgtatggtgttcatgtagatgtgttcaccgataataagagccttcagtatgtgttcaccgatcataagagtcttcagtatgtgttcaccctgAAAGAGTTTaatcttcgccagaggagatgA